From Brachionichthys hirsutus isolate HB-005 chromosome 2, CSIRO-AGI_Bhir_v1, whole genome shotgun sequence, one genomic window encodes:
- the LOC137903951 gene encoding glycine N-acyltransferase-like, translating into MRYLPSTDTTANIQGGDGFILKPPKMIILKDLKHIILMKDMLQRELPHSISVLGGVMHILQNNLLHGELCVDSWPTFNTVIYYHQQNRFSSSSCPDIHDMCTFYTTNPESLRRLLLDKRTINWRSGLTFRDVPAQLRPLIVELASLHGLKITERRVYNTFIHQDPENIGKQKEEFPLPVSILDESHAELVDKHLTYGGSQDSINYIRACLRHLPNQCVMNENGQPVSWMLSDELSQLRMAFTLPENRRTGCFRALTLALVHRMSSMGLPIYCQIHPENEPSINIFTTLGFTACLENISAILTCTDSL; encoded by the exons ATGAGGTATTTACCGTCAACCGATACAACAGCCAAC ATTCAAGGTGGAGACGGGTTTATACTGAAACCCCCGAAAATGATCATCCTGAAAGACTTAAAGCACATCATCTTGATGAAAGACATGCTTCAAAGAGAGCTACCACACTCCATCAGT GTTCTCGGAGGAGTGATGCATATCCTACAAAACAATTTGCTTCACGGGGAGCTTTGTGTTGACTCCTGGCCTACATTCAACACTGTCATTTATTATCATCAACAAAAC cgtttcagcagcagcagctgtccagATATTCATGACATGTGCACCTTTTACACCACAAACCCAGAATCTCTGAGAAGACTGCTCCTGGATAAGAGAACCATAAACTGGAGAAGCGGACTTACGTTCAGAG ACGTACCAGCCCAACTCCGTCCTCTCATTGTGGAACTCGCCTCGCTCCATGGACTCAAAATCACAGAGAGAAGAGTTTACAATACCTTCATCCACCAAGACCCAGAGAATATTGGCAAGCAAAA GGAAGAGTTCCCACTGCCAGTTTCCATTCTTGACGAGTCCCATGCTGAGCTTGTGGACAAACACTTGACTTATGGAGGCAGTCAGGACAGCATCAACTACATACGAGCTTGTCTTCGCCACCTGCCAAACCAGTGTGTGATGAATGAAAATGGCCAGCCTGTGTCTTGGATGCTGTCTGATGAGTTATCTCAGCTTAGGATGGCCTTCACCCTGCCGGAGAACAGAAGGACCGGTTGCTTCAGGGCCCTGACTCTGGCTCTGGTCCACAGGATGAGCTCTATGGGTCTCCCCATCTACTGCCAAATTCATCCAGAAAACGAACCTTCCATTAATATTTTTACTACATTGGGCTTTACTGCTTGTCTTGAGAACATCTCAGCAATACTCACATGCACAGATAGTCTTTGA